In the Hermetia illucens chromosome 1, iHerIll2.2.curated.20191125, whole genome shotgun sequence genome, ctcaaaagtgaaataaagtCAAATGCTCCAATTTACTTCAATGAAGAAAGATCCATTGGTCAATTGTTGGGATTCGCTAAACGAgaattgaaaatcaatgaaaaacataCTTCTGATCTACCCGTGAGTATAAGTAAAGTGAACGTAATACGGATTGAGTGTAACATAGTTGGAAATTCTTACATCAATAATATTCCCTCACACACAATCCATGAATTCTCACCTGAAGTAGGACCAGGTTATAAAATAGTGGAGATTCCTAGTAACGTCATTTATTTACCGGTAAGCCTTAAACGAATAAGCACGCTAACTCTTAAGCTGATTGATCAAAACGGAGATATAATAAACTTCAAAGGGGAAACAATAACGATTAGACTTCATTTGAAGCCTCAGGATGCTGCTATGTAACGATGATAAATACCTGCCCGATAATGTAGATAGAACCAGTTCAATCAGAAAAATTGAACGAGCTAGACCGCGATTAACATTGCAAAATAAACAGTATCTAAAATTATTGGGATTCAAATTGGAACAAAAATAATGAGCGATATCCTGAACGTTACACGTAAAATCAgttttgataatagtatatcaaaAATTGAATACTATAGCTACTCTCCATTCTTATTATTATACAACTCCAGTGATGAAATCCGAATACCCATACAACAGcaggatttgtgtattttgcCGAGTCAGAATTCCATTTACATTGAAGGCGCCTTAACTAAAACAGATGGAATAATATCAGCACTCGCTAAATTGACGAATAATAGCGTAGCTTTCCTATTTGATGAGATAAGATATGAACTGAATGGAGTAGAATCGATCGAAACAAAAATGTGGGAATAACATCGACGTTAAAAAATTATGTATCACttaatgaaaacgaaagtaaaATGCTTTATAATGCCGCTTGGTCACCGAACGAATCTATCACGCCGTCAAGTGGTTACTTCAAATTTTCTATTCCGCTAAGAAAACTTTTGGGATTTGCCAAGGACTACAAGAAAATTATTGTAAACGCTAAACACGAACTAATTTTGGTTCGCACTAGAAGCgatgaaaatgcatttatttcatcCACTGATAATGCACAcatcaaaatttttaaactacAGTGGAAGGTGCCCCATGTTGTCCTCGATGGCGCTGAAAAATTGTCAATGTTGAAATATATTGAATCGGGACATCCGATTCAAATAAGCTTTCGAAATTGGGAACTGTACGAATATCCGGTTCTACCCACAACAACAGATCATGTGTGGAATGTGAAAACCACAGGTCAACTCGAAAAACCTCGATATGTTATTTTAGCTTTACAgacaaatcgaaaaaatctCAAAGACAAAGATGCCAGCAAATTTGGTCACTGTGatttaacaaatatcaaaatacaTTTAAACTCCGAATCGTATCCCTATGACGatatgaatattaaattttcccgTGATCGATTCGCTCTTCTCTATGATATGTACTGCAATTTTCAACAATCTTATTACGGTGTACAACCTCAGCCACTACTTTCACGAAGCGAATATAAGGAATCTGCACCAATTATAGTAATTGATTGTTCACGTCAAAATGAATCCATGAAATCTGGCACAGTGGACATAAGGTTAGACATGAAAACATCTGTAGATGTGCCTGCCTTAACAACGGCTTACTGCTTGCTCCTACATGATCGTGTAATAGAGTACAACCCACTCACTTCTTCAGTTCAAAAACTTGTATAAAAACTATGGAAACTATAAATGTTAATCCAGTATCACGTTTACATTCTGCACGCAAGCAAACTGCACCATTTCATCACCATGACGACGATTTTCGTTATCGATATGCAAGGATTTAGAGGATGCAACAATACTTTCATCATCAAAGAGTTAGCTGTCGTAAATGTAAACGAAAATTTTCATCGACACTTTATACTGAAACCTCCCTTCAGTTTTTCAACACTATCAAGAGAGCTGCAATGCCAGGCACACTGGGTATACGAAAATCATCATGGATTGAAATGGGAAGGTGGGCTAACAACATTTTgggaagtgaaagaatatttacTTCTAAACATGAAAAATGCAACCATCTACGTCAAAGGaacagagaagaaaaaatggcTGGATGATTTGCTGGGAAATATTGCGCTAGTATTCAATGTGGAAGATCACAGCTGTCCGAATCTAAAATCACTGAAACAAAATTATCCCAACATGTTACGCTGTAATGCCCACAGCGGATGTTGCGCGCTGCAAAACGCATTCCTTCTGAAAAAATGTAtaactcaaaataataataatcaaatgtaataataaaaaaagaagtttcattgtatataataataatttttctttattgtgaatattaataataattaatagcagaagggctgccgagttgggtcaaggggttgcaaagagcaactcattatcgactcggtagttgtaggacaagcaactagaggtcaaagaaacctcttcagttgctatatcgattatgccaaggctttcgacagcgttccgcatacctggctaatcgatatcctacatctgtatcgcattgatccgaaactaataaagtttttggcgacagtcatggaagggtggcataccaccttatcagtccgtacatctgagggtgctaatacctcagagcccatccgtatacggaggggcatcttccagggggattcattgagtcccctttggttttgtatggcactgaaccccctttcatggctactgaatgatgctagagggcatggttttgcaataaagtatggcctacgtgctaagtgcgaactgacacacttgatgtact is a window encoding:
- the LOC119655944 gene encoding uncharacterized protein LOC119655944, whose translation is MLYNAAWSPNESITPSSGYFKFSIPLRKLLGFAKDYKKIIVNAKHELILVRTRSDENAFISSTDNAHIKIFKLQWKVPHVVLDGAEKLSMLKYIESGHPIQISFRNWELYEYPVLPTTTDHVWNVKTTGQLEKPRYVILALQTNRKNLKDKDASKFGHCDLTNIKIHLNSESYPYDDMNIKFSRDRFALLYDMYCNFQQSYYGVQPQPLLSRSEYKESAPIIVIDCSRQNESMKSGTVDIRLDMKTSVDVPALTTAYCLLLHDRVIEYNPLTSSVQKLV